A region from the Aegilops tauschii subsp. strangulata cultivar AL8/78 chromosome 5, Aet v6.0, whole genome shotgun sequence genome encodes:
- the LOC109773723 gene encoding uncharacterized protein has translation MGATSYERLSGHAAGSGRRGGGLGAWAALRRGLARLCAARRGRWAPARGMLVRARGRSWRGRRRVAAGCGYDSEGYARNFDDGLWKAEEGAPWRAAGPAIGACRLARAVSSVQ, from the coding sequence ATGGGCGCCACGTCGTACGAGAGGCTGTCCGGCCACGCCGCCGGGAGCGGGCGCCGCGGCGGAGGGCTAGGGGCGTGGGCGGCGCTGAGGCGCGGGCTGGCGCGGCTGTGCGCCGCGCGGCGCGGGCGGTGGGCGCCGGCGAGGGGCATGCTGGTGCGGGCGCGGGGGAGGAGCTGGCGCGGCCGCAGGAGGGTGGCGGCCGGGTGCGGGTACGACTCCGAGGGCTACGCGCGCAACTTCGACGACGGTCTTTGGAAGGCGGAGGAGGGCGCGCCGTGGCGGGCCGCCGGGCCGGCCATCGGCGCCTGCAGGCTCGCCCGCGCCGTGTCCTCCGTCCAGTGA
- the LOC109773708 gene encoding uncharacterized protein yields MAGGSDGTDVPAGGEIWGTLEELLLAFAVCRHGTASWDSVATEVQARCPLAARPRLTPGSCRLRFHQLHRRFSAGGGAEEEEQEDGEVGPEAEASAADGWLDELRRLRVAELRREVERCDLSIGTLQSKVELMKEERERSLSSGEAKPEGVTGDENVSSEEPGRSCRESNSTDLKRPGAAAKAAEEAAKEELSGESKESAVSLQCRRRKASAEEEADEPLAALLDRVAARFGPVFEQLQESQESESYRGTIRRHVDLEAMRRKLDGAAGYASSAELYRDLLLLCANAAVYLPRHAPDHAAAALNALRLVSAQVSASLRESPTKREPPSGANPPPAPAVGLDPRRAEADIVGPLIQKAAKPLIFCRKRSSIAKAAAAAAVARKEEAAEKPDVEEEAESDGEKKAAVAAAAKGKAWGTGTKKTRGPGKNSALSRKKAAAAAEEAASAAAEKKDNGDSDGAAAGGLPKKRIAVDFLKRLNQGKSSPPKKRGSPLTKRKRSAPAPEEEEEQQPKARRGPGRKNTGRGGSKAGAKSSATKKSVGRPQKRGAAPATPPPAKRAKVNRSERSSSSSRRGGRK; encoded by the exons ATGGCGGGCGGATCAGACGGCACCGACGTGCCGGCCGGCGGCGAGATCTGGGGCACGCTGGAGGAGCTGCTGCTGGCGTTCGCCGTGTGCCGGCACGGCACGGCCAGCTGGGACTCGGTGGCCACGGAGGTGCAGGCGCGGTGCCCGCTGGCCGCCCGCCCCCGCCTCACGCCCGGCAGCTGCCGCCTCCGCTTCCACCAGCTCCACCGACGCTTCtccgccggcggcggggcggaggaggaggagcaggaggatgGGGAGGTCGGCCCTGAGGCCGAGGCCTCCGCCGCCGACGGGTGGCTGGACGAGCTCCGGCGCCTCCGCGTCGCCGAGCTCCGGCGCGAGGTCGAGCGATGCGATCTCTCCATCGG GACGTTGCAGAGCAAGGTGGAGCTGATGAAGGAAGAGCGGGAGCGGAGCCTGTCGAGTGGCGAGGCGAAGCCGGAGGGGGTGACCGGCGACGAGAACGTGTCGAGCGAGGAGCCCGGGCGGTCGTGCCGGGAGTCCAACTCCACAGATCTGAAGCgccccggcgccgccgccaaggcggctgAGGAGGCGGCCAAGGAGGAGCTGTCCGGGGAGTCCAAGGAGAGCGCCGTGAGCCTGCAGTGCCGGCGGCGGAAGGCGAGCGccgaggaggaggccgacgaGCCGCTGGCCGCCCTGCTCGACAGGGTCGCCGCCAGGTTCGGCCCCGTGTTCGAGCAGCTGCAGGAGAGCCAG GAGAGCGAGTCGTACCGGGGCACGATCAGGCGGCACGTGGACCTGGAGGCCATGCGCCGGAAGCTGGACGGCGCGGCGGGCTACGCCAGCAGCGCCGAGCTCTACCGCGACCTGCTGCTGCTCTGCGCCAACGCCGCCGTCTACCTCCCGCGCCACGCGcccgaccacgccgccgccgcgctcaaCGCCCTCCGCCTCGTCTCCGCGCAGGTCTCCGCCTCGCTCCGCGAGTCCCCGACCAAGCGGGAGCCGCCGAGCGGCGCCAACCCCCCACCGGCGCCGGCGGTGGGGCTGGACCCTCGGAGGGCCGAGGCCGACATCGTCGGGCCGCTCATCCAGAAAGCTGCCAAGCCGCTCATCTTCTGCCGCAAGAGGAGCTCCATCGCCAAGGCTGCCGCGGCGGCGGCCGTcgcgaggaaggaggaggccgcgGAGAAGCCGGACGTTGAGGAGGAGGCTGAGAGCGACGGCGAGAAGAaggccgccgtggccgcggcgGCCAAGGGCAAGGCGTGGGGTACGGGGACGAAGAAGacccgcggccccggcaagaactCGGCTCTGAGCCGCAAGAAGGCGGCGGCAGCTGCGGAAGAAGCGGCTTCGGCGGCGGCTGAGAAGAAGGACAACGGGGACTCCGACGGGGCGGCCGCCGGTGGGCTGCCCAAGAAGCGGATCGCCGTGGACTTCCTGAAGCGGCTGAACCAGGGCAAGTCGTCGCCCCCGAAGAAGAGAGGGTCGCCGCTGACGAAGCGGAAGCGGtcggcgccggcgccggaggaggaggaggagcagcagcCCAAGGCCAGGAGGGGGCCAGGCAGGAAGAACACCGGCCGCGGTGGCTCCAAGGCAGGAGCCAAGTCTAGCGCGACGAAGAAAAGTGTCGGGCGGCCACAGAAACGGGGCGCTGCTCCGGCGACTCCGCCGCCGGCAAAGAGGGCCAAGGTGAACAGGTCGGAGAGGTCCTCCTCGTCGTCGAGGCGAGGAGGGAGGAAGTAG